A genomic region of Cydia strobilella chromosome 12, ilCydStro3.1, whole genome shotgun sequence contains the following coding sequences:
- the LOC134745840 gene encoding larval cuticle protein LCP-17-like, which yields MKFFIVLALAAACAADRNADRAAQIVRSDSEVNPDGFSYAYETSNGIVESANGIIKDPNSEYPALAVNGDFSYPGDDGKIYRITYVADENGYQPQGEHLPTPPPVPEQIARALAYLATQPQPENKFQQGPGARFPAPSARFPAPSARFPAPAPPARFPAPASARFPAQSAFGKTSRKFPSNSPFRF from the exons ATG AAATTCTTTATTGTCCTCGCTCTGGCCGCGGCCTGCGCCGCTGACCGCAACGCTGACAGAGCCGCCCAGATCGTGAGGTCCGACTCCGAGGTCAACCCTGACGGCTTCTCGTATGCCTATGAGACCAGCAACGGAATCGTCGAAAGCGCCAACGGCATCATTAAGGACCCTAACTCT GAATACCCGGCCCTAGCGGTTAATGGAGACTTTAGCTACCCTGGCGACGATGGCAAAATCTACCGTATCACCTACGTGGCTGATGAGAATGGCTACCAGCCCCAG GGAGAGCATCTGCCCACGCCGCCGCCAGTACCTGAGCAGATTGCCCGTGCCCTGGCGTACTTGGCAACGCAACCTCAACCCGAAAACAAGTTCCAGCAAGGACCTGGAGCCCGCTTCCCCGCTCCTTCTGCCCGCTTCCCTGCTCCTTCTGCTCGCTTCCCCGCCCCGGCTCCTCCTGCACGCTTCCCCGCCCCCGCTTCTGCGCGCTTCCCCGCCCAATCCGCATTCGGCAAAACCTCACGCAAATTCCCTAGCAACAGTCCATTCAGGTTCTAG
- the LOC134745841 gene encoding larval cuticle protein LCP-17-like yields RPSRWLQLRLRDRQRHPSSGRGCCPGRELGELFYADVSHVVRSGEQAAEVISSVSDVRPDGFNYAYETNNGIQAQAEGVVQDVNSEYPKQVVRGSYSYRGDDGQTYQVNYVADENGFQPEGAHLPVAPAIPEAIVRSIEYIRTHPSQESVRSAAPVVSAPVVSAARAVVAPGRVVATAAASPFRKPNNQFGRF; encoded by the exons CGTCCGTCCCGATGGCTTCAACTACGCCTACGAGACCGACAACGGCATCCAAGCTCAGGCCGAGGGTGTTGTCCAGGACGTGAACTCGGTGAGTTATTCTACGCTGACGTGTCCCACGTGGTCCGCTCCGGCGAGCAGGCCGCCGAGGTCATCAGCTCTGTGTCTGACGTCCGTCCCGATGGCTTCAACTACGCCTACGAGACCAACAACGGCATCCAAGCTCAGGCCGAGGGTGTTGTCCAGGACGTGAACTCG GAATACCCTAAACAAGTTGTCCGAGGCTCCTACAGCTACCGCGGAGATGATGGCCAGACCTACCAGGTTAACTACGTCGCTGACGAAAACGGCTTCCAGCCCGAG gGCGCCCACCTCCCCGTAGCCCCAGCAATCCCTGAGGCCATCGTGCGCTCCATCGAATACATCCGCACCCACCCTAGTCAGGAATCCGTCCGCTCCGCCGCCCCAGTCGTCTCTGCCCCCGTAGTCTCCGCTGCCCGCGCCGTTGTTGCTCCTGGCCGCGTCGTTGCCACCGCTGCTGCCAGCCCCTTCAGAAAACCCAACAACCAGTTCGGCCGCTTCTAA